One Streptomyces umbrinus genomic window, CAGGCCGTGCCGGGAGACGAACGTTCTGCGCGGCATCGAAGCCGCTCCTTTCCTCGGGGTGTCCAGCGGTGCGTCCGTGCGCGGGGTGCGGGGAGTGCGGGGCGCGTTCACGGGTGTCCGTCCAGTACGGCGGTGACCGCCGCGGGGAAGGAGTCCACGACCGTGTCCGCTCCCGCCCGCATCAGTTCGTCGGGGCCGGACACGCCGTACGAGACCCCGATGACCGTCATGCCGGCGGCCCGCCCCATCTCGGCGTCGGGCACCCCGTCTCCGATCACCACGCACTGCTCCGGCGCGATCCCGAGTCCCCGGGCGACATGCAGGGCCATGTCGGGGTGCGGCTTGCCGCGCTCCACACTGTCGTCGCCCGCGATGACCGTCAGCCGGGTGTCCAGACCGGTGAGTTCGGCGATGGCGCGCGCGGCCTTCTCGACCTTCGAGGTCGCCATGGCCAGCCGGAAACCGGCGGCGGACAGCCGGTCCAGCCCTTCGAGGACCCCGGGATACAGCAACCGCGGCCCGGCCGCCCGCACATGGGCGCCGAACCGCCGCCCGTACTCCTCGGTCGCCTCGGCCACCCGTGGGTCCTCCACGGGAACGCCCAGCAGCCCGGCGAGAGAGGCCGGCAGCGGGCGGCCGACCGTGGAGAG contains:
- a CDS encoding HAD family hydrolase, which gives rise to MSGAPAAAGRGVILDLDGTLADTPAAIATITAEVLAAMGTAVSRGAVLSTVGRPLPASLAGLLGVPVEDPRVAEATEEYGRRFGAHVRAAGPRLLYPGVLEGLDRLSAAGFRLAMATSKVEKAARAIAELTGLDTRLTVIAGDDSVERGKPHPDMALHVARGLGIAPEQCVVIGDGVPDAEMGRAAGMTVIGVSYGVSGPDELMRAGADTVVDSFPAAVTAVLDGHP